ACAAATGGGTGATCATGCGGTCAGCTTAATCGGAGACACAAGGCGTTGCATCCGCCATTTTGAAGTCACCGGCAAGACATGGACCCTTGCTCGAGAGTTTTGTTGAACATCTCGTCACGAACGTTCTTGCCTGGCGCAACCCGGCCCTGTTCAATCTCCGCATGAAAATCCTCCGCGTGGTTGGGAATGTATGCGTATTGACCTTCGCGCTGCTCCCCGGCTGCTTATTGCAAGCCCGCGCGGCGGCGGCCGAACCCACATACGCAGCGGGGATCTTCCTTGTTTACATCGGCACTTATACCGGTCCGAGGAGCAAGGGAATCTACGTTTCCCGTTTTGATGCAGCGAGTGGCAAGCTGGGTGTTCCCGAGCTGGCCGCCGAAGCCGCCAGCCCAAGTTTTCTTGCGGTTCATCCAAATCGCAGATTTCTTTACGCCGCGAACGAAGTCAGCGATTTCAACGGTAAAAAGAGCGGGGGTGTGAGTGCCTTTGCCATTGATCCGAACAACGGCAAGCTGACCCTCCTGAATCAGCAGCCGTCCGGGGGAGACGGGCCGTGCCACGTTTCCGTGGACGCAACCGGCAGGACTGTTCTCGTCGCTAACTATGGCAGCGGCAGTATCGAAGCGTTGCCGGTCAAGCAGGATGGCAGGCTGGATGTGCCAGCGACCTTTATCCAGCACCGGGGATCGAGCGCCAACAAACAGCGTCAGGAAGGTCCGCACGCACATTTTATCACAACGGACGCGCGCAACCGTTTCGCGCTCGCCTGTGACCTCGGATTGGACAAGGTGTTGGTTTACAAGTTTGATCCCATTGCCGGCACACTGGCTGCAAACGACCCGCCTTCGGCTTCGATCGCCCCGGGTTCCGGGCCGCGCCACCTCGCGTTTCATCCCAACGGCCGGTATGCCTATGTCATCAACGAGATCAAATGCACTGTCATTGCGTTTTCATACGACGCGAACCGCGGAGTGTTGACGGAACTGCAAACTCTCTCAACGTTGCCCGACGGAGAATCAGTGAGGCCGAATTACAGCACCGCCGAAATCGCAACGCACCCGTCGGGGAAGTTCTTGTATGGCTCGAATCGTGGGCACGACACCGCTGTTGTCTTCGGCATCAACGCGAAAACCGGCAAATTGACCCACCTGGAGAACATTTCGACCGCGGGCAAAACACCGCGCAGTTTTGGCATTGATCCTACCGGCAGGTATTTGTTGGCCGCCAACCAGGATTCCGACAGCGTGGTCGTCTTTCGCATTGACCAGACGACCGGGCACCTGACGCCGACTGGCAGCCGCATTGAGGTTGGAGCGCCGGTGTGCGTGGTGTTCGTTCGGGCCGATGGATGAACCTGGAGCGGATGGTTGCAACCCACGCGGCTGGCAGACGACTTCACAAACTCGCTTGCTGACGCAGTGGCAGGAAATGCCCTACTGCGCCCCCCATTTGGTGCCCTTCAGGAAGGCCAGCAAATCACCCAACTCCTGTCGGTTGAGCTGTTCATCCAGTCCTTGCGGCATGACGGACACCGTGCCCGGGCGAATCTCGGTGATGTCCGCACGCGCCACTCGTACCTCGGTGTTCGGCCCCGTGGCGAGAACGACCTCATCGGCGGCGTCTTTCTTCAACACACCGCTGATCTCGTCGTTCGATTTTGTCACGACGATCACCGGCTCGTAGCTGCGCACGAAACTGGCGCTGGGATAAACGATGGACTCCAGCAAATCGCGCTCGGTGCGCACTTCGCCGATTTTCGTCAGGTCGGGGCCAACATGGCCGCCAAGGTAGCCGATCGAGTGGCACGTGGAGCAGGCCGTTTTTGGACTGTTGAAGATTGCCTGGCCCCGCCGGATGTCTCCCTTCGGCAGCGACGCGAGGAGTTCTTCCAGATGCGCCTTTTGTTTCGCCGCGTCCGCGTTCAACGACAGGAGCAATGCTTCGCCGTCCTTTCGCACGGATTCAGGAAACTTTTCCAGCAACGGCTTGAGCTGGTCGGCGCGAAGACTGTTCAACGCCTTCGATCCTTTCAACGCGGCGACGAGTTTGGTCCCGACCGCTTCGGCGCTCGTGTGGGCAAACGCGCTGATAAGCCGGGAAACTTCCAGCG
This is a stretch of genomic DNA from Candidatus Angelobacter sp.. It encodes these proteins:
- a CDS encoding lactonase family protein, producing MKSPARHGPLLESFVEHLVTNVLAWRNPALFNLRMKILRVVGNVCVLTFALLPGCLLQARAAAAEPTYAAGIFLVYIGTYTGPRSKGIYVSRFDAASGKLGVPELAAEAASPSFLAVHPNRRFLYAANEVSDFNGKKSGGVSAFAIDPNNGKLTLLNQQPSGGDGPCHVSVDATGRTVLVANYGSGSIEALPVKQDGRLDVPATFIQHRGSSANKQRQEGPHAHFITTDARNRFALACDLGLDKVLVYKFDPIAGTLAANDPPSASIAPGSGPRHLAFHPNGRYAYVINEIKCTVIAFSYDANRGVLTELQTLSTLPDGESVRPNYSTAEIATHPSGKFLYGSNRGHDTAVVFGINAKTGKLTHLENISTAGKTPRSFGIDPTGRYLLAANQDSDSVVVFRIDQTTGHLTPTGSRIEVGAPVCVVFVRADG